The following proteins come from a genomic window of Syntrophorhabdaceae bacterium:
- a CDS encoding class II fructose-bisphosphate aldolase, producing MADVKIKDVLDAVDNSLEVKQGAVRVNDPAKFREKVQKLAEISALGSGEQQRLARFLTRAAALDLGIIPASIHDLYMARGRGEVPPVFTVPAINLRALSFDAARVIFRVAKSMDAAAFIFEIARSEIGYTGQHPTEYAASILAAAIAEDHKGPVFIQGDHFQISAKRYGANPDVEVQAVKDLIKESLAAGFFNIDVDTSTMVDLSKPSVPEQQVLNTELSAELTAYIRKIEPKGITVSVGGEIGEVGGRNSTEEELRAYIEGFRKALDKRGAGMTGLSKISIQTGTSHGGVVLPDGSIAKVKVDFDTLHRLSQIARRDYAMGGAVQHGASTLPEDAFGKFVETETCEIHLATNFMNMFFDRIPDNLREEMYAYLREKHSSDRKGDMTDEQFYYKTRKNAVGPFKTQSWNVPLSVKEEIKKDWESQFRKLFDLLGMKGTRQYIEKSIKPVVIQPNLKDYLGEAAGVESVSDLA from the coding sequence ACAAGGGGCTGTTCGGGTAAACGATCCGGCAAAGTTCCGCGAAAAGGTTCAGAAGCTTGCCGAGATATCGGCGCTCGGGTCAGGGGAGCAACAGAGGCTCGCACGCTTTCTCACGCGAGCGGCAGCGCTGGATCTGGGGATCATCCCTGCCTCAATCCATGATCTGTATATGGCCCGCGGCCGCGGTGAGGTGCCGCCGGTCTTTACGGTTCCCGCGATCAACCTGCGCGCCCTCTCTTTTGACGCGGCCCGCGTTATCTTCCGTGTGGCGAAAAGCATGGATGCCGCGGCATTTATCTTTGAGATAGCCCGTTCTGAGATCGGGTACACAGGCCAGCACCCTACAGAGTACGCCGCGTCTATCCTTGCCGCTGCAATTGCGGAAGATCATAAGGGACCGGTCTTCATCCAGGGTGACCATTTTCAGATCTCCGCCAAGCGATATGGCGCCAATCCTGACGTTGAAGTACAGGCAGTGAAAGACCTGATAAAGGAATCGCTCGCGGCAGGTTTTTTTAACATCGACGTAGATACCTCTACGATGGTAGATCTGAGCAAACCCTCTGTGCCTGAACAGCAGGTGCTTAACACAGAGCTTTCCGCCGAATTAACCGCATATATCCGCAAAATAGAGCCAAAGGGGATTACCGTTTCAGTCGGCGGCGAGATTGGTGAGGTTGGCGGGCGCAATTCAACGGAAGAAGAATTGCGCGCCTATATTGAAGGATTCAGGAAGGCGCTGGACAAGCGAGGTGCCGGCATGACGGGTTTAAGCAAGATCAGTATCCAGACAGGGACGTCACATGGCGGTGTTGTGCTGCCGGACGGATCGATTGCGAAGGTTAAAGTCGATTTTGACACATTGCATCGCCTGAGTCAGATTGCACGCCGGGATTATGCTATGGGAGGGGCAGTGCAGCACGGTGCATCAACCCTGCCCGAAGATGCCTTCGGCAAGTTTGTGGAAACGGAAACATGCGAGATCCACCTGGCGACAAATTTTATGAATATGTTCTTCGACCGTATCCCTGATAATTTACGCGAGGAAATGTATGCCTATCTGCGGGAAAAACATTCCTCAGATCGAAAAGGCGATATGACCGATGAACAATTCTACTATAAGACACGTAAAAATGCGGTGGGCCCCTTCAAGACACAGTCCTGGAATGTGCCGCTTTCCGTTAAAGAAGAGATCAAAAAGGACTGGGAATCCCAGTTCAGAAAACTCTTCGATCTGTTGGGGATGAAAGGTACCCGTCAGTACATTGAGAAATCCATAAAACCGGTTGTTATCCAACCCAACCTTAAAGATTATCTTGGCGAGGCAGCCGGCGTTGAAAGCGTAAGCGATCTCGC